One Tunturibacter gelidoferens genomic region harbors:
- a CDS encoding serine hydrolase domain-containing protein, which yields MIRSLNSFLLCAVLVLPSYASGQSATGKSPESLPGSSWPQVASLEKSGWSKQKLLAARQFAETDSIHTSAVMIVQGGEVVDQWGDFDKKIDCYSIRKSLLSALYGIYSAEGVIDVNQTLEQLGIDDSPDPLTKEEKQARVVDLLRARSGVYHLVDFETASMQKSRPARGSHAPGTFWYYNNWDFNVLGTIFEKKTGLKIGQAFYERIAKPIGMQDFRPDDVFYFGGPLSIHPAYHFEITARDMARFGLLYLRHGRWNGKQIVPEAWIEKSSHANEMVKSDGADHGGYEYLWWVDYGGVHFPEVSLPGIYSARGNGAHYIFIIPTLDMVIVHRTDNDPPVKDAKTITEIANRASPASENRAQFGHLVKLILDAQTGH from the coding sequence GTGATCCGATCTCTGAACTCGTTTCTCCTTTGCGCTGTGCTGGTTCTGCCGTCATATGCCTCTGGGCAATCGGCGACAGGAAAATCACCAGAAAGCCTCCCTGGTTCATCCTGGCCGCAGGTCGCGTCGCTCGAAAAGTCAGGCTGGTCAAAACAGAAGCTTCTCGCCGCGCGTCAATTCGCCGAGACCGATTCGATCCACACCTCCGCGGTCATGATTGTTCAGGGCGGAGAGGTTGTCGATCAGTGGGGAGACTTCGACAAAAAGATTGACTGCTATTCCATCCGAAAGAGCCTACTGAGCGCTCTTTATGGAATTTACTCGGCTGAAGGCGTCATTGACGTCAATCAGACCCTTGAACAGCTCGGCATCGACGATTCTCCCGATCCGCTAACTAAAGAAGAAAAGCAGGCGCGCGTCGTGGATCTGCTGCGCGCACGTTCGGGTGTGTACCACCTCGTCGATTTTGAAACTGCGTCCATGCAGAAGAGCCGGCCGGCCCGCGGGAGTCACGCGCCAGGAACGTTCTGGTATTACAACAACTGGGATTTTAATGTCCTAGGCACGATCTTTGAAAAAAAGACTGGCTTGAAGATTGGCCAGGCCTTTTATGAGCGCATCGCCAAGCCCATCGGCATGCAGGACTTTCGACCAGACGACGTCTTCTATTTTGGTGGACCACTTTCCATCCATCCCGCTTATCATTTTGAGATTACTGCGCGCGATATGGCGCGTTTCGGCTTGCTCTATCTCCGTCATGGTCGATGGAACGGAAAACAGATCGTGCCAGAAGCTTGGATCGAAAAAAGCAGTCACGCCAATGAGATGGTGAAGTCCGATGGCGCGGATCACGGCGGTTATGAGTATCTCTGGTGGGTGGATTACGGCGGTGTTCACTTCCCGGAAGTCTCGCTTCCCGGAATCTATTCCGCGCGGGGCAACGGGGCTCATTACATTTTCATCATTCCGACCCTGGACATGGTCATCGTGCATCGCACGGACAACGATCCTCCGGTCAAGGATGCCAAGACCATTACGGAAATTGCGAACCGAGCGTCGCCAGCTAGCGAGAACCGGGCACAATTCGGTCATCTGGTGAAGTTGATCCTTGACGCGCAAACCGGCCATTAA
- a CDS encoding GH1 family beta-glucosidase — protein sequence MLNRFSRRTFARLLGSAALAPTALTTIATPASGEVAPSAPAARAFPKGFLWGSATASYQVEGAVNEDGRGPSIWDTFSHIPGKIKNGDTGDVANDHYHRYKEDVQLMKALGLKTYRFSVAWPRVFPQGTGTPNPKGLDFYHRLVDELLAADIQPYCTLYHWDLPQALEDKGGWQSRDTSEAFANYAGYVAEHLSDRVKHFMTLNEMSSFVSGYASPRHAPGLTLPPAGVNQVRHHAVLAHGLGVQAIRAHAKSGTKVGLAENASACVPIIETPEHIAAAAKAMREVNAGYLTVIMEGRYTDAYLAHAGADAPKFTDADMKAIGTPVDFVGLNIYTPTYVRADDSPAGFARIPSPESYPHMMSPWLHVGPEALYWGPKLAAQLWNIKEIYITENGASSTDVLTPDGHVYDSDRVMYLRNYLTQLHRAVSEGVPVRGYFLWSLMDNFEWADGYAYRFGIHYVDFATQKRTPKTSAHFYREVIARNGLA from the coding sequence TTGCTCAATCGATTTAGCCGCCGCACTTTCGCCCGTCTGCTCGGATCTGCCGCACTCGCCCCCACCGCACTCACAACCATCGCCACACCGGCCTCCGGCGAAGTCGCTCCCTCCGCACCTGCTGCGCGAGCCTTTCCAAAAGGCTTCCTCTGGGGATCCGCTACAGCGTCCTATCAAGTGGAAGGTGCCGTCAACGAAGACGGCCGTGGCCCCTCGATCTGGGACACCTTCTCCCACATCCCGGGCAAGATCAAAAACGGAGACACCGGCGACGTCGCCAACGACCACTACCATCGCTACAAAGAAGACGTGCAGCTGATGAAGGCGCTCGGCCTCAAGACCTACCGCTTCTCGGTCGCATGGCCACGCGTCTTCCCTCAGGGCACAGGCACACCCAATCCCAAAGGCCTCGACTTCTACCATCGCCTCGTCGATGAGCTGCTCGCAGCCGACATCCAACCCTACTGCACGCTCTACCACTGGGATCTCCCGCAGGCGCTCGAAGACAAGGGCGGCTGGCAGTCGCGCGACACCTCCGAGGCTTTCGCCAACTACGCAGGCTACGTCGCCGAGCATCTCTCCGACCGCGTCAAGCACTTTATGACGCTCAACGAGATGAGCTCCTTCGTCAGCGGATACGCCTCGCCTCGCCATGCCCCAGGCCTCACGCTTCCACCCGCTGGCGTCAACCAGGTTCGTCATCACGCGGTGCTTGCCCATGGCCTCGGAGTGCAAGCCATCCGCGCCCATGCAAAGTCCGGCACCAAAGTAGGTCTCGCCGAGAACGCCAGCGCCTGCGTCCCCATCATCGAAACGCCAGAGCACATCGCCGCTGCAGCCAAAGCCATGCGCGAGGTTAACGCCGGTTATCTCACCGTCATCATGGAGGGCCGCTACACCGACGCCTACCTCGCACACGCCGGAGCCGACGCGCCGAAGTTTACCGACGCCGACATGAAGGCCATCGGCACACCGGTCGACTTCGTCGGTCTCAACATCTACACCCCCACCTACGTCCGTGCCGACGACTCCCCGGCCGGCTTCGCTCGCATCCCCTCGCCCGAATCCTACCCGCACATGATGAGCCCCTGGCTGCACGTCGGTCCCGAGGCGCTCTACTGGGGACCGAAGCTCGCCGCGCAGCTCTGGAACATCAAGGAGATCTACATCACCGAAAACGGCGCCTCTTCGACCGACGTCCTCACACCGGACGGTCATGTGTACGACTCCGATCGCGTCATGTATCTCCGCAACTACCTCACGCAGCTTCACCGCGCCGTGTCAGAGGGCGTTCCCGTCCGCGGCTACTTCCTCTGGAGCCTGATGGACAACTTCGAGTGGGCCGACGGCTACGCCTACCGCTTCGGCATCCACTACGTCGACTTCGCTACCCAGAAGCGCACACCCAAAACTAGCGCGCACTTCTACCGCGAGGTCATCGCCCGCAACGGCCTTGCTTAA
- a CDS encoding beta-ketoacyl-ACP synthase III encodes MSLTLRPQTRVRAKISSVGAYVPPRLLTNADLEKMVATNDQWITERTGIRERHIVEAGVATSDLAVEAAKKCLAARGIEASELEVIIVATVTPDMFFPATACLVQDKLGVKGAWGFDLSAACSGFPYALQVGAKLVESGMHKKVMVIGADVMSSIIDYTDRATCVIFGDGAGAVLLEPCEDGEIGLVDYWHEIDGSGAAALNMPGGGSLNPPTAETVAAKMHYVHQDGQAVYKFAVRKMAEAAEIILTRNGVEGKDLGCFIPHQANKRIILSTAERLGMPEESVIINIDRYGNTTAATIPMAMQTALEEKRLKKGDLVLLASVGAGFTVGATLLRWEF; translated from the coding sequence TTGAGTTTGACGTTGAGACCGCAGACGCGGGTACGCGCGAAGATCAGTTCAGTAGGGGCGTATGTTCCGCCGCGTTTGTTGACCAATGCGGATCTGGAAAAGATGGTCGCAACCAACGACCAATGGATTACCGAGCGGACGGGAATTCGTGAGCGTCATATTGTGGAGGCGGGTGTCGCGACCAGCGATCTGGCGGTGGAGGCGGCGAAGAAGTGTCTTGCGGCTCGCGGCATCGAGGCCAGTGAGCTGGAGGTGATCATCGTCGCGACGGTGACGCCCGATATGTTCTTTCCGGCGACGGCGTGCCTGGTGCAGGACAAGCTCGGTGTAAAGGGAGCATGGGGGTTCGATCTTTCGGCAGCCTGCTCGGGATTTCCCTATGCGTTGCAGGTGGGGGCGAAGCTGGTCGAGAGCGGGATGCACAAGAAGGTGATGGTGATCGGAGCGGATGTGATGAGCTCGATCATCGACTACACCGACCGGGCGACCTGCGTAATCTTCGGCGATGGCGCTGGCGCGGTGCTGCTCGAGCCATGCGAAGACGGAGAGATCGGGCTGGTCGACTACTGGCACGAGATCGATGGCTCTGGTGCGGCAGCGCTGAATATGCCGGGTGGGGGAAGTTTGAATCCGCCGACTGCGGAGACGGTCGCAGCGAAGATGCATTATGTCCATCAGGATGGGCAGGCGGTGTACAAGTTTGCGGTGCGCAAGATGGCGGAGGCCGCGGAGATCATCCTGACGCGCAACGGCGTGGAAGGGAAGGACCTTGGCTGCTTTATTCCGCATCAGGCGAATAAGCGGATCATTCTTTCGACGGCGGAGCGACTGGGCATGCCGGAGGAGTCGGTGATCATCAACATCGACCGGTACGGCAACACCACGGCGGCTACGATCCCCATGGCGATGCAGACGGCGCTTGAAGAGAAGAGGTTGAAGAAGGGCGATCTCGTTCTGCTGGCTAGTGTTGGAGCTGGCTTTACCGTGGGAGCCACTTTGTTGCGGTGGGAGTTTTAA
- a CDS encoding PadR family transcriptional regulator: MKIEGGSTPNALLGLLSLRPMSGYDIRQMVAQSIGHFWSESYGQIYPGLKRLAAAGLIEKKTERNKGKPDRNLYSLTAEGRERLQEWLKIPVSEEVARNELLLKLFFGAHVSTSVNREHVISNMEFHQRALKVYTATAKQLRQDEANDPNLPYWLMTLNYGRHYSVAMSKWCRETLAELDEIESKEKRRR, translated from the coding sequence ATGAAGATCGAAGGCGGTTCGACTCCCAATGCTTTGCTTGGACTTCTGAGCCTGAGGCCGATGTCCGGATACGACATTCGCCAGATGGTCGCTCAATCCATCGGGCACTTCTGGAGCGAGAGTTATGGACAGATCTATCCAGGGTTGAAGCGCCTTGCGGCAGCGGGTTTGATCGAGAAGAAGACCGAGCGCAACAAGGGAAAGCCTGACCGAAACCTGTATTCGCTTACGGCAGAGGGACGAGAACGGCTGCAGGAGTGGCTGAAGATTCCGGTCTCCGAGGAGGTGGCCAGGAACGAATTGTTGTTGAAGCTCTTCTTCGGCGCGCATGTCTCGACGAGCGTCAATCGGGAGCATGTGATCTCGAACATGGAGTTTCATCAGCGGGCGCTGAAGGTGTACACGGCGACGGCGAAGCAACTGCGGCAGGACGAGGCGAATGATCCTAATCTGCCGTACTGGTTGATGACGTTGAACTACGGACGACATTACAGCGTAGCGATGTCGAAGTGGTGCAGGGAGACGCTGGCGGAGTTGGATGAGATAGAGAGCAAGGAAAAAAGGAGGCGGTGA
- a CDS encoding YqaA family protein, translated as MTLSKSLAAAAQTAAAAHRARSPFLHLLFSFGLFGVFLVSIVDSSFVPLPLPGITDIMIIVLSAQHQSWFLLILLATIGSGLGGWFSYQVGQSGGMAFLEKHVPPRAFKRVCEWMENHAILSVALPAILPPPMPLSPFVLAAGALNMSRRKFLTTFIISRCLRHTVAAWLGIHYGRHILHLWNNLSDKYATPVLVVIWTGILASCAFAFWKLYKTSRAVHPRSRGLAKPSNTTA; from the coding sequence ATGACCCTATCCAAGAGCCTCGCCGCAGCAGCGCAGACGGCTGCCGCAGCACACCGCGCGCGCAGTCCGTTCCTCCATCTGCTCTTCAGCTTCGGCCTCTTCGGCGTCTTCCTGGTCTCGATCGTCGACAGCTCCTTCGTTCCGCTCCCTCTGCCCGGCATCACCGACATCATGATCATCGTGCTTTCCGCGCAGCATCAAAGCTGGTTTCTCTTGATCCTGCTCGCAACAATAGGCTCAGGACTCGGTGGATGGTTCAGCTACCAGGTAGGCCAGTCCGGAGGCATGGCTTTCCTCGAAAAGCACGTTCCACCTCGTGCCTTCAAGCGCGTCTGTGAATGGATGGAAAACCACGCCATCCTCTCCGTAGCCCTGCCGGCGATCCTGCCACCGCCGATGCCGCTTAGCCCCTTCGTCCTCGCGGCTGGCGCGCTGAATATGTCGCGCAGAAAATTTCTCACCACCTTCATTATCAGCCGATGCCTGCGGCACACGGTTGCGGCTTGGCTTGGGATCCACTACGGACGGCACATCCTCCATCTCTGGAACAATCTCTCCGACAAGTACGCGACCCCTGTTCTCGTCGTCATCTGGACCGGGATTCTCGCAAGCTGCGCCTTCGCCTTCTGGAAGCTCTATAAGACCTCGCGTGCCGTCCACCCCCGCTCTCGAGGCCTCGCCAAGCCTTCTAACACCACCGCCTAA
- a CDS encoding menaquinone biosynthesis protein, translating to MLRVAAINFLNPAPLMWDFEHAPLAQELAQRYSLHYTQPSQCAAELLACRADLGLIPIAALTPELAVVPGCTIASLNEVRSIQLIVKSPHTFSTVKTVSADTASRSSLAYAEILFRKFANNSPTFHPAPADPIAMLQQADAAILIGDPALLALEHREQIEAAVGPCQWFDLAREWHIRTNVPWVAAVWAVRPESLGAPRLSAAQLVEDLEASRNHGLLHIEDLVEEWTPRINLSPAVIRHYLSSNIHYVLNTDCMRAIKLFRQYAAEVDVLPALPDLRFL from the coding sequence ATGCTTCGTGTCGCTGCCATCAACTTTCTCAACCCCGCACCGCTGATGTGGGACTTCGAGCACGCACCTCTCGCGCAGGAGCTGGCACAGCGCTATTCGCTGCACTACACCCAGCCCTCGCAGTGCGCCGCCGAACTTCTCGCATGCCGCGCCGACCTCGGCCTTATCCCGATCGCAGCGCTCACGCCGGAGCTTGCCGTCGTCCCTGGCTGCACCATCGCTTCGCTGAACGAAGTTCGCTCCATTCAGCTCATCGTCAAATCTCCTCACACGTTCAGCACGGTGAAGACGGTCTCGGCCGACACCGCCTCCCGCAGTTCGCTCGCCTACGCCGAGATCCTCTTTCGTAAGTTCGCCAACAACTCTCCCACGTTTCATCCCGCGCCCGCCGACCCCATCGCAATGTTGCAGCAGGCAGATGCTGCCATCCTGATCGGTGATCCTGCCCTGCTCGCCCTCGAACACCGGGAGCAGATCGAAGCGGCGGTTGGCCCGTGCCAGTGGTTTGATCTCGCTCGCGAGTGGCACATCCGCACCAACGTACCTTGGGTTGCCGCAGTCTGGGCCGTGCGGCCAGAGTCCCTCGGCGCCCCTCGCCTCTCCGCCGCTCAACTCGTCGAAGACCTTGAAGCCTCGCGCAATCATGGCCTCCTGCACATCGAAGATCTGGTCGAAGAGTGGACTCCACGAATCAACCTCAGCCCCGCCGTCATCCGCCACTATCTTTCCAGCAACATCCACTATGTTCTGAATACGGATTGCATGCGTGCCATCAAACTCTTTCGCCAGTACGCCGCGGAGGTTGATGTTCTTCCCGCGCTGCCCGATCTCCGCTTTCTGTAA
- a CDS encoding DUF3565 domain-containing protein, with amino-acid sequence MLRRVVGFYQDEQQHWATQLDCGHGQHVRHDPPWTVREWVTTEEGRAARIGSLMECKRCDEEEK; translated from the coding sequence ATGCTGAGGCGAGTGGTGGGTTTTTATCAGGATGAACAGCAGCACTGGGCGACCCAGCTGGACTGCGGTCATGGGCAGCATGTGCGGCATGATCCCCCGTGGACGGTGCGCGAATGGGTGACGACGGAAGAGGGAAGGGCTGCGCGAATCGGGAGTTTGATGGAGTGCAAGAGGTGCGATGAGGAGGAAAAATAG
- the dprA gene encoding DNA-processing protein DprA — MALAQQDAAVVKEQARLAWVALTLTPGMGPTRIWKAMNRLGAAERVLEASLTELEGAGMPAQSAQFVFEGKAKAAAEDELKRVGEAGGSILTPEDEAYPERLREIYDPPSALWIRGEVSLLARPGIAVVGTRQPSPYGAGMAELLSRDLANRRMVILSGMARGVDTAAHKGAIEAGGKTVAVWGTGIDVIYPKENKKLAEQIVATGGTIVSEYPLGTFPAPQNFPIRNRILSGMSVGVLVIEAAEYSGTRITARCAMEQNRDVYAVPGNVTNKNAWGPNTLIKQGAKLTATWEDIWEDLPSQIRLALEDEQAAAGGGSESKPGGAASLFNDTPLPEHEKIVFEKLRHDESTQLDELIEQLEAELGSAEIFTALFELELAGRVRQLPGKNYVRAF; from the coding sequence ATGGCTTTGGCGCAGCAGGATGCAGCAGTAGTAAAGGAACAGGCACGTTTGGCATGGGTGGCATTGACGCTGACGCCGGGAATGGGACCCACACGAATCTGGAAGGCGATGAATCGGCTGGGCGCAGCGGAGCGGGTGCTTGAGGCTTCGCTTACCGAGCTGGAAGGCGCGGGGATGCCGGCGCAGTCTGCGCAGTTTGTCTTCGAAGGCAAAGCGAAGGCAGCGGCTGAAGACGAGTTGAAGCGTGTAGGCGAAGCCGGCGGCAGTATATTGACGCCTGAAGACGAGGCCTACCCTGAACGGCTGCGTGAGATCTACGATCCTCCGTCGGCGCTCTGGATCCGCGGCGAGGTCTCTCTGCTGGCGCGGCCGGGAATTGCGGTCGTGGGAACGCGACAGCCGTCGCCGTACGGAGCGGGGATGGCGGAGCTGCTCTCGCGTGACCTGGCGAATCGGCGGATGGTGATCCTCAGCGGCATGGCTCGTGGCGTCGATACTGCCGCGCACAAGGGCGCGATCGAAGCTGGTGGAAAGACCGTCGCGGTGTGGGGCACGGGCATCGACGTCATCTATCCCAAAGAGAATAAGAAACTGGCGGAGCAGATCGTCGCGACCGGGGGGACAATCGTCAGCGAGTACCCGCTCGGAACATTTCCTGCGCCGCAGAACTTTCCTATTCGCAACCGGATTCTGAGTGGAATGAGCGTCGGCGTGCTGGTCATCGAAGCCGCCGAGTACAGCGGAACCAGAATTACGGCGCGGTGCGCGATGGAGCAGAATCGCGACGTTTATGCCGTCCCCGGGAACGTGACGAACAAGAACGCATGGGGGCCTAACACCCTGATAAAACAGGGGGCTAAGCTGACGGCTACCTGGGAGGACATCTGGGAGGATCTGCCATCGCAGATCAGGCTGGCCCTGGAGGACGAGCAGGCAGCAGCCGGAGGCGGCTCTGAATCGAAACCGGGAGGTGCTGCATCTCTATTTAACGATACGCCGCTTCCCGAGCACGAAAAGATCGTCTTCGAAAAGCTGCGGCACGATGAGTCGACGCAACTGGACGAGCTGATCGAACAGTTGGAGGCAGAGTTGGGATCCGCAGAGATCTTTACCGCGCTGTTCGAACTGGAGCTTGCAGGACGCGTTCGGCAACTGCCCGGAAAAAATTATGTGCGAGCGTTTTGA
- the topA gene encoding type I DNA topoisomerase, producing the protein MGKSLVIVESPAKAKTIGKYLGSDYVVEASIGHIMDLPKNDIGVELKRRTFEPTLIVSPGKEKVVDRLKKLASKADMVYLAPDPDREGEAIAAHLSIQLLPMMKDKSKVRRVTFNEITKKAVQAAFLNARDIDEDLVDAQQTRRVLDRLVGYQVSPLLWDKVRRGLSAGRVQTVALRLIVEREQEINDFNPVEYWTIDAQLEPTANKQSFTARFVGVNGVPARVANGKDEEGKELFLSNALPDHEAVDEVVSELKVAKWSVRSVEKKERRSNPKAPFTTSKLQQDAAGRLGFNVRRTMGVAQRLYEGVEIGSEGTVGLITYMRTDSTRVSADAIAEAREFIGKLGAKYLPATPNEYLGKKQVEAQDAHEAIRPTSVKYTPDSIRKYLSDEQYRLYKLIWQRFVSSQMTPAVFDQTTVDIVAQAKLAYDFRVTGSVLKFEGHLKFEEEDKRARQAAKDKAAKEEASAKPVVDAGAAAQAGSEEEDEAEARLPELSNGEALRLEKLDPLQKFTQPPPRFNEASLVKTLEEKGIGRPSTYASIINTIQDRDYVKKIQSKFVPTEIGTVVTKLLVKNFPYIFDTAYTATLEGELDAVEDGTERWTDLLSGFYDHFEKELNVASDNMEDVKRMEQKTDEICDNCGSPLILKWGKFGSFYSCSNFTKVKPMTIAAGPWKKDPKAVTKKVTSAFAFPLIVKATTEDVIEFSKEVGDAKEMTAAIAHAGEHGKKITVEPVSCDFTKENFAAKPDLSAPGADETPEEEACDNCGRTMVLRNGPWGPFMACPGYNEDPPCKTIRKLNQKVQQKPPVQLEEACPKCGKPLLLRNGQYGEFISCSGYPKCKYIKQELLDVKCPKDGGDIAVRKTKRGDLFYGCVNYPKCDFASNLKLVNQTCPKCDSAYVLEVVNDKGTYLVCPNNREALPKRRKKKGAPEEEPTTPPCTYEKKIAGPAPIPVIERPDPEKTRAVVESVA; encoded by the coding sequence ATGGGTAAATCATTAGTTATCGTCGAATCGCCGGCGAAGGCGAAGACGATTGGGAAGTATCTCGGCAGCGACTACGTGGTGGAGGCCTCGATCGGCCACATCATGGACCTGCCGAAGAACGACATCGGCGTAGAGCTGAAGAGGCGGACGTTCGAGCCGACGCTGATTGTGTCTCCAGGTAAAGAGAAGGTGGTGGATCGGCTGAAGAAGCTGGCGTCGAAGGCGGACATGGTCTACCTTGCGCCGGACCCCGACCGCGAAGGCGAGGCGATTGCCGCGCATCTCTCGATTCAGCTGCTGCCGATGATGAAGGACAAGTCGAAGGTTCGGCGTGTCACCTTTAATGAGATCACCAAAAAGGCCGTGCAGGCTGCGTTTTTGAACGCTCGCGATATTGATGAGGATCTGGTGGATGCGCAGCAGACGCGGCGCGTGCTGGACCGGCTGGTGGGTTATCAGGTCTCTCCGCTGCTCTGGGACAAGGTTCGGCGCGGGCTTTCGGCGGGACGTGTGCAAACCGTCGCGCTGCGGCTGATCGTCGAGCGCGAGCAGGAGATTAATGACTTCAATCCAGTGGAGTACTGGACCATCGATGCACAGCTTGAGCCGACTGCGAATAAGCAGAGCTTTACGGCACGGTTTGTCGGTGTCAATGGCGTTCCCGCCCGTGTTGCAAACGGAAAAGATGAAGAGGGCAAAGAGCTCTTTCTGTCGAACGCGCTGCCTGATCACGAGGCGGTAGACGAGGTTGTCAGCGAGCTGAAGGTTGCAAAGTGGAGTGTTCGCTCGGTTGAGAAGAAGGAGCGCAGAAGCAATCCGAAGGCTCCGTTCACGACCAGCAAACTGCAGCAGGATGCTGCCGGTCGTCTCGGCTTCAACGTACGACGCACGATGGGCGTGGCGCAACGTTTATATGAGGGAGTAGAGATTGGCTCCGAGGGCACGGTCGGTCTTATTACCTACATGCGTACCGACTCCACCCGTGTCAGCGCAGATGCGATTGCAGAGGCTCGCGAATTTATTGGCAAGCTGGGCGCGAAGTATCTGCCCGCAACCCCTAACGAGTATCTCGGCAAAAAACAGGTTGAGGCACAGGACGCACACGAGGCCATCCGGCCGACAAGCGTGAAGTACACGCCGGACTCGATCCGGAAGTATCTGAGTGACGAGCAGTACAGACTCTACAAGCTGATCTGGCAGCGCTTTGTCTCGAGCCAGATGACGCCAGCGGTCTTCGACCAGACGACTGTGGATATCGTCGCGCAGGCGAAGCTCGCCTACGACTTCCGCGTGACCGGCAGTGTGTTGAAGTTTGAGGGGCACCTGAAGTTCGAAGAGGAAGACAAGCGCGCTCGCCAGGCAGCCAAAGATAAGGCCGCGAAGGAAGAGGCGTCCGCAAAGCCAGTTGTAGATGCAGGGGCAGCCGCGCAGGCAGGAAGTGAAGAAGAGGATGAGGCAGAAGCAAGGTTGCCGGAGTTGAGCAACGGCGAGGCACTGCGTCTCGAGAAGCTCGATCCGCTGCAGAAGTTTACCCAGCCGCCGCCGCGATTCAACGAAGCGAGCCTCGTGAAGACGCTCGAAGAGAAGGGAATCGGCCGGCCTTCCACCTATGCGTCCATCATTAATACGATCCAGGATCGCGACTACGTGAAGAAAATCCAGTCGAAGTTTGTGCCGACCGAGATTGGTACGGTGGTTACAAAGCTTCTGGTAAAGAACTTTCCCTACATCTTTGACACCGCATACACCGCGACGCTCGAAGGGGAACTCGACGCGGTCGAAGATGGGACGGAGCGATGGACGGATCTGCTGAGCGGATTCTACGACCACTTTGAGAAGGAGCTGAACGTCGCCAGCGACAACATGGAAGACGTCAAGCGGATGGAGCAGAAGACCGACGAGATCTGCGACAACTGCGGTAGTCCTCTCATTCTGAAGTGGGGCAAGTTCGGCAGCTTCTACTCTTGCAGCAACTTCACCAAGGTAAAGCCGATGACGATTGCGGCCGGACCCTGGAAGAAGGATCCCAAAGCTGTAACGAAAAAGGTTACAAGTGCATTCGCATTCCCGCTGATCGTGAAGGCAACGACAGAAGACGTGATTGAGTTCTCGAAGGAGGTCGGCGATGCGAAGGAGATGACTGCTGCCATCGCGCACGCTGGCGAGCACGGCAAGAAAATCACCGTCGAGCCGGTAAGTTGCGACTTCACCAAGGAGAACTTCGCGGCAAAGCCCGACCTGAGCGCCCCCGGAGCCGACGAGACGCCCGAAGAGGAGGCCTGCGATAACTGCGGACGCACGATGGTTTTGCGCAACGGCCCCTGGGGACCGTTTATGGCCTGCCCCGGTTACAACGAGGATCCGCCCTGCAAGACGATTCGCAAGCTGAACCAGAAGGTCCAGCAGAAGCCGCCGGTCCAACTGGAAGAGGCCTGCCCGAAGTGCGGCAAACCTCTGCTTCTCCGCAACGGTCAGTACGGCGAGTTCATCAGCTGCAGCGGATATCCGAAGTGCAAGTACATCAAGCAGGAGCTGCTCGACGTAAAGTGCCCGAAGGATGGCGGCGATATTGCCGTCCGCAAGACCAAGCGCGGCGATCTCTTCTACGGCTGCGTGAACTATCCCAAGTGCGACTTCGCCTCGAACCTGAAGCTGGTGAACCAGACCTGCCCGAAGTGCGACAGCGCATACGTCCTTGAGGTGGTCAACGACAAGGGCACCTACCTCGTATGTCCGAACAATCGTGAGGCGCTTCCGAAACGCCGCAAGAAGAAGGGCGCTCCGGAAGAAGAGCCGACGACTCCGCCGTGCACTTACGAGAAAAAGATTGCCGGGCCGGCTCCGATACCCGTCATCGAACGGCCCGATCCTGAGAAGACCCGGGCAGTTGTCGAGAGCGTAGCTTAA
- a CDS encoding DUF427 domain-containing protein: MAKAVWNGQTLAESETYETVEGNIYFPEESVKREFLKPSSTTSSCPWKGQARYYTIVVDGQDNPDAAWYYPDPKPAARNVKHHIAFWRGVEVTK; this comes from the coding sequence ATGGCGAAGGCAGTTTGGAATGGCCAGACACTGGCCGAAAGCGAAACCTATGAAACGGTCGAGGGAAACATCTACTTCCCCGAAGAGTCAGTAAAGCGAGAGTTTTTGAAGCCCAGTTCGACCACCTCCAGTTGCCCCTGGAAGGGCCAGGCCCGCTACTACACCATCGTGGTGGACGGCCAGGACAACCCGGATGCGGCGTGGTACTACCCCGACCCGAAGCCGGCGGCGCGCAATGTGAAGCACCACATCGCCTTCTGGCGGGGTGTCGAAGTCACGAAATAG